TGTACATTGCCGTGCAGGGTGGTCATCTGCCGCCGCTGAACTTCGCTAACTTCTCCCAGAGGGTAAAGAACCACCACGTCAATATGTTCCAGTCCGAAAAAGGCGTTGGCCACGGCACTGCCGGTATCGCCCGAGGTGGCGGTAAGAATCACCATGTGCCTTTTTTCCTTTGCCATGAAATAATTCATCATTCGGGCCATCAGACGGGCGGCGAAGTCTTTAAACGAAGCCGTAGGGCCCTGGTCGAGGCGCAGAATAAACAGGTTGTCGCCGGCCGGTTCCACGGGGACATCAAAGGTATAGGCATCGCGGCACATGGATGTAAGATCGGCAAAGGGAATGGCGTCGCCGAGAAAAGCTGACAGCACGTGGGCGGCTATTTCATAATAGCCCATGCCGGGGAAGCGGGCCCTCAGCTTTTCCCCGATTGCCGGAAGGCGGTCGGGCATGTACAAACCTTTATCGGGAGCAAGTCCCCGAAGAAGGGCTTCTTCAAACGACACCTTAGGGGCTTTCAGGTTGGTGGAAAAATATTCTATCGCCCTGGTTCCTTTCTCTGCCATCATTTCCGCTTTCATCTCTTCATGCATATTCTAAGGTTTCAGATGCTGGCCACCCGGATAATGTCGGCAAAGACCCCGGCGGCCGTTACATCGGCGCCTGCTCCGTATCCTTTGATTACCATGGGAAATTCCCTGTACCGTTCCGTGGTGATCATGATGATGTTGTTGCTTCCGGCCAGTTCATAAGCAGGGTGTGACGAATCGACTTCCAGCAGGCCGACAGAGGCTTTTCCTTCATCCATAGTAGCAAAGAAGCGCCAGCGCTTGCCCTTTTCGGCCAGTTCCTTTCTTTGCTGTTCAAAACCGGCGTCATATTTTTTTACCGTATTCCAGAAGTCGTCGAGCGAACCTTCAAAGCAGTCGGCCGGCAGGAAGGGTTTGATTTCCACGTCTTTTTCCTCAAGGGGGTAACCGGCTTCGCGCGAAAGGATCAGGATTTTTCTTACCACATCTTTCCCGCTCAGGTCAATGCGCGGGTCGGGTTCAGAATATCCTTTTTCCTTTGCCCGCCTGATGGCTTCGCTCATGGGCACATCAGGGCCGATTTCGTTGAAGATGAAATTCAGCGTTCCCGACAAAACTGCCTGGAGTTTGAGAATCCTGTCGCCGCTCAGAATGAGGTCGTTCATGGTGTTGATAACAGGAAGCCCTGCGCCTACATTGGTTTCGAAGAAAAACCGCACATTGCGGGCCTGCGCGCGGGTTTTCAGCTCCCTGTACTGCTCATATGGCCCTGAACAAGCAATCTTGTTGGCGGCTACCACTGAAATGAAGGCGTCAAACAACTGCGGGTAAACGGAGGCCACCTCGCTGCTTCCCGTGCAATCAATAAAAACGGAGTTCCGCAGGTTCAGCCTTACCATGGATTTGCAAAATTCATGGATATCCGACCGTTCTCCCAGGTTATCGAGAATATAGTCAACCTGGCCCGGGTGCAGTCCTTTTTTGTCAATCACCATCTTGCGCGAGTTGGCAACTCCTACCAGGTTCAGTTTGAGACGGTGCGAGGCCATCAGTTTTTCCTGCTGTACAGATAGCTGGCGGAGGAGGCTTTTACCAACCACTCCTGTGCCGGCAAGGAAGAGGTTGAGTTCCTTGTAGGTTGACAGGAAGAAGCCTTCATGGATGACGTTAAGAGCCTTTTTCAGGCTGCTGTTTTTGATGACCACCGAAATGTTCAGTTCGCTGGAACCCTGGGCGGTGGCGACAACGTTAATACCATTGCGTCCCAGGGCACGGAACAGGGTGGCCGAAATGCCCGGGGTATTTTTCATCTTTTCGCCCACAATGGCAATGACAGACATGTCGCTTTCAACGGTAACCTTCAGTTCGCCGTTCTGGGTCATTTCCCTGTGAAATTCTGCCTTGATGGCTTTTTCCGCCTTGCGCGAATCGGCCGGCATCACGGCAAAGGAAATGGAATACTCTGACGAAGCCTGGGTAATGAGGATTACGTTCACTCTGGCTTCGGCCAGTGCCTTGAAAAGGCGCATTGAGGTTCCGCTCACACCCACCATGGCCGTTCCCTGCAGGGTGATCAGGTCTACGTGGTCAATGGATGAAATGCCCTTAATGGGGGAACGTGTCGGGCCGTTGGGCTCACTGCTGATCAGTGTGCCTTTGGCTTCGGGGTTGAAAGTATTTTTTACGTAAACAGGTATATTCTTCTTGTAAACAGGGCGGAGGGTAGGAGTATAGATCACTTTGGCCCCGAAATGGGAAAGTTCGATGGCTTCGGCGTAGGTAAGATGCTCAATGGCATAGGCTTTTTCAACCTTCCGCGGGTCGGCCGTCATAAAGCCATCCACGTCGGTCCATATTTCCAGGGCTTCTGCATCCAGGGCGGCGGCAATGATGGCGGCGGTGTAATCCGACCCGCCCCTTCCGAGCGTGGTGGTTTCGTTAAGCCTTGTACTGCCGATGAAGCCCGGAACGATGGCAAATTTTTTCAGCCCGTGAAACTCCGTTTTCAGCAAGGAGTTGGTGAGGTCAAAATCAACCGCGGCATTTCCGAACTGGTCGTCGGTTTTGATGGCATAGCGGATGTCGGTAAAAACAGCTCCCTGTACAATCTGGGAAATAATGAAAGCAGAGAGCAGTTCCCCGAAGCTCAGGATATGGTCAAGGGTTCTTTTGCTCAGTTCCTGAAGCAGGAAGACCCCTTCGAGGAGGGAAGCCAGTTCGCTGAACATCTGTTCCACCGCCTGAACCGTTGCTTCTGTTTTCTCGTCAGCTACCAGGTAATGGATAACGTCCAGATGGCGTTTTTTCACAAGCTGAAGTTCGCTGCGGAAATCTTCCTTTCGTCTGGCGGCCATTTCACCCAGTTGCATCAGCTCATCGGTAACTCCGCGGAATGCAGAAACAACAACAATACAGGGCTCTTTCCGGAGTTCAATGATTTTTTTAACTCCCCGGATGCGCTCGGGAGAGCCTACCGACGATCCGCCAAACTTGAGAACTTTCATTTTCCGATAAACTAAATTCTGTCCTGAACCGGGCATCGGAAGAAGTTGTGTCACCGGGCATGCAGTAAGGCATACGGGTTTTCCTTTACTGTAGTAACTTGATTTACAGAAAGAAAACCCTCTGATGAAATCAGAAAATCTCCGATAACCGGTTCAAAGCATACAAAAATATGCTTTATAACACATTTTTCAAAAGATTATGCCGTGATTTTCGTGGAAAGAAGGAGAAAATCAGCCAAGCACGGCACTTTCAACGGCAACGGAAGGTTCAATTTTTTTGATGAGGCCCTGGAGTACTTTGCCCGGTCCGGCTTCCACGAAGCGGGTTGCTCCGTCGGCCACCATGTTTTTGATGCTTTGGGTCCATTTGACGGGCGAGGTAAGCTGAGCCATAAGGTTTGCCCTGATGGTAACGGGATCGGAGGAGGGCATGGCATTGACGTTCTGGTAAACCGGGCATAGCGGTACGGAGAAATGGGTTTCGTTGATAGCCCTGGCGAGTTCTTCGCGGGCGGGTTCCATCAGGGGGGAGTGGAAGGCTCCGCCGACGGCCAGTTTGATGGCGCGTTTTGCCCCGGCGGCTGTAAGCTTCTCAATGGCTTTTTCGATTCCGTTGATGGTACCTGAAATAACAAGTTGTCCCGGACTGTTATAATTTGCCGGGACAACAATATCGTCAATGGATTTGCAGATATCTTCCACGGTTTTGTCATCCAGACCCAGGACAGCGGCCATGGTGGAAGGCTGAAGTTCGCAGGCTTTCTGCATAGCCTGTGCCCGCTTGGCAACCAGGGACAGGCCGTCTTCGAACGAAAGGGCGCCGCTGGCAACCAGAGCAGAAAACTCACCCAGGCTGTGCCCGGCTACCATGTCAGGATGAAACCGGTCGCCCATGCATTTGACCAGAATAACGGAATGCAAAAATATGGCTGGCTGGGTAACACGGGTTTGACGGAGGTCTTCTTCCGTGCCTCCAAACATGATGTCGGTGATGGCAAAACCCAGCAACAGATTTGCCTTTTCAAAAAGTTCCTTTGCCAGGGGCGAGGATTCATAAAGATCTTTCCCCATACCGGGAAATTGTGCCCCCTGTCCAGGAAATACATAAGCCGTCATAGTGGTAAATTTTGCGTCAAATGTATAAAAATATTCCGTCAATGGCATGTTATCTTACATGAACCCATACCATGCATGATGAATGGAACGAACTTACAGATTGCCGATTGGTATTCCGCAGAGGTATCAGGGATTAATCCCGGTGGATTCATTTTTTCGTCATACCTCCGGCCTGGCAAAAATTTGGGGTTGATCTGCCGTGTGTGCGACCGTTGTTACTTGGAATCCGAAACCTCTGTTTTTGCTCTTGTTTTCCTGAACCTGATTCTTTCCGGCCGCCGGAAAATTCTTTTCACCTGACTTGTAAGGCAAATTTATCCGGTAATAAGGAGGGCCGGTGCCTTCTGTCAGTGAAGATTCACCCCGATCATATGCATGAACTCGGCGCGGGTGGCCAGGTTATCAAGAAATTCACCCGAAAAGGCCGATGTTGTAGTGACGGAATTCTGCTTCTGAACACCGCGCATCACCATGCACAGGTGCTTGGCTTCAATTACTACGGCTACACCAAGCGGCTGAAGGGTTTCCTGAATGCAGTCGCGGATCTGCAGGGTAAGCCGTTCCTGAACCTGAAGCCTGCGGGCATAAGCATCCACAACCCGGGCAATTTTGCTCAATCCGGTGATATATTCATTGGGGATATAAGCAACATGCGCTCTTCCGAAAAAAGGAATCATATGGTGCTCGCACATCGAAAAAAGCTCAATGTCTTTTACAATTACCATTTCTTTGTACTCTTCCCTGAAACGCGCCGAAGCAAGCATCTTATGCGGATCGAGGTGGTAACCGTGCGTAAGGAACTGCATCGACTTGGCTACACGCAGGGGAGTTCTCCGAAGGCCTTCCCGGCAGGCATCTTCCCCTATAAGGGTAAGCACTTCGGTGTATATTTCAGACAGGCGTTTTGTTACCTCATCGTTGTAAACTTCCGTTTTAATGTACCCGGGTTCCTGGTCTTCGTCAACAAAATACTTTTTATCTTCCATAGGTAAACGATTATAGCGGTTTATTTTCCGAAATACTCAACATAATTGTTCTCGGTTTCGTGCAGGCGCACGGAATGCAGTTGTGCACCAAGCTGTTTCACCGGTTCCTCCAGTTCTTCCCAGATGGCAATAGCTATCTGCTCGGTCGAAGCCTGACGGTTTTTCATGAAGGGCACTTCCAGGTTCAGGTTTTTATGGTCTGCCGGTTCGATGATCCGCTCCCGGATAATGCGGCTAAGGTCTTTCAGGTTCACTGTATAGCCGGTTTCCGGATTGACTTCCCCCTTGATGGTAACGAACAGCTCGTAGTTATGCCCGTGCCAGTTAGGGTTGGAACACTTGCCAAAGACTTCGAAATTTTTTTCGTCCGACCACTCGGGCAAGTACAAACGGTGAGCAGCGTTGAACCGTTCACGCCGGGTAAGATATACTGTCATCTGCGTCAATAATTCATTTTGAAATGAAGCCAATATCAAAGGTATAGTTAATTTTGCGAATAAACAACGGAACAGGATGCCTGGTTCAGAACATGGACATAAAGGGATTTTAATTGCTGTACCCACTGTTCAGGAAGCCGGATCTTTTGCAGTAGCAGGGAGTATTCCGTTTTCAGGGGGGGCTGTTTCTCCCGGAAGGGTAGGGAAGAAGCAGGTGAATATATTGATTACGGGGGTTGGGATTCCCGATGCTCTCAACAACCTGGCCCTGGCAACGGAAAAGTCTTTTCTACCTCGCCTGGTGGTGCATGCAGGGATTGCCGGCAGTTACACCGGGGCTTATCCCCCCGGAAGCGTTGTTCTTATTGAGAAGGACTGTTTTGCTGATGTGGGGGTTTATCATAGCAACCGGATTCACAGTCTGTCGGAACGAAACCTGGCCGGCCGGAATGCATTTCTTTATTCAGACGGGTGGATTGAAATTCCCGGAGCCGCTGAATGGGCTGAAAAGCTCGGACTGCCCTGTGTGAAGGCACGTACGGTTGCCACGGCCTGTTCGCCATTGCTGAGGAATGACGAAAGATGTCCGGAGGCGGCCGTTGAAACAATGGAAGGGGCTTCTGTTGCTCTTTTCTGCCGCAGCCGCAATATACCTCTGATTCACATCCGTGCCGTTTCGAACTATGTAAACCAAACCGACAGCCGGTTGTGGGATTTCAGGTCTGCTTTTGCCGCTCTCCGGGAAACGGTTGCCGGAATTCTTGATTTAACAGGCGCACTATGAAAAAACTGCAGGTCCATTTTACTCCGTGCCCGAACGACACCTTTATGTTTTTTGCGCTGGTGCATGAAGTTCTTGACAGCGCCGGGCTGTCCTTTGCTGTGCATATGGCCGACATTGAAGAACTGAACCGGCAGGCTATTCAGGGAATACCTGATGTGACCAAAATCAGCATAGCGGCTTTTCCGGCCATTTCGGAAAACTATGAACTGCTTACCGCAGGAGCCGCCGTTGGTTTTGAAAACGGCCCGCTGGTTGTGAGCCGGAAAAAACTGTACCCCGATGAACTGCATGAAGCCTTGATAGCCATTCCCGGAGAAAATACCACGGCCAACCTGCTTCTGTCAATTTTGTTCCCTTCTGCCTGCAAGAAAAAAGTATTTCTTTTTTCTGAAATTGAGGAAGTTGTTCTCGACGGGGAAGCAGATGCCGGCCTGCTCATTCATGAAACCCGTTTTACTTACCAGGGGAAAGGCCTTAAACTGGTCTGCGATCTGGGAAAGGAATGGGTGACAGCGAAAGGAGTACCCGTACCTCTGGGCGGCATTGCCATAAGAAGAAGTCTGGATACAAGCGTCAGGCAAAAATTCAACCGGCTGCTGGAAGAAAGCATCAGAACAGCTATGAAATACCCGCGGGAACCTCTTGGCTACATGAAAAAACACGCACAGGAATTGCAGGAAGATGTGATTTACCGGCACGTTCACCTGTACGTGAATGCGTTTTCTGTGTCACTCGGAGAGGAAGGCAAAAAAGCCATTGAAACTTTGCTGGAAGAAGGATTCACGAAAGGGTTACTGCCCGAAGCCAAAAAACCCTTATTTTTGGACGTTTAACAACCGGAGCCGATGATTGTCATTACAGGAGCAGCAGGATTTATAGGAAGTGCCCTTGCGCATTACCTGAACGACGAGTTTTATAACGACCTTGTGCTGGTTGATGATTTCAGCCGGGCTGACAAAGGCAGAAACCTTGCGGGGTTGAAATATACTGCCCTGGTGCCGAGGGATGAATTCAGCCGGTGGCTTGATGCTAACCACAGGCTTGTTCAGTTTGTTTTTCATCTGGGGGCACGAACCGATACAGCCGAATTCAACAAAGATGTTTTTGACCGGCTGAACCTGAATTATTCGAAGATGGTATGGGCCAGTTGCGTGCAATACGGACTCCCGCTGGTATATGCTTCGTCGGCGGCAACGTACGGCATGGGGGAATATGGCTACCGCGACGATCATGCCATTGTCCCGCTTCTTAAGCCTTTGAATCCTTACGGCGAATCAAAAAACGAATTCGATAAATGGGTGCTCTCGCAAAAGGAAACGCCTTATTTCTGGGCCGGTTTTAAGTTTTTTAATGTTTACGGCCCCAACGAATATCACAAAGGCCGGATGGCTTCGGTAGTGTTCCATGCTTTCCGGCAGATAAGGGACACCGGAAAAATGAGACTCTTCCGGTCTCACAGAGAGGACATCAGGGACGGAGAACAGAAAAGAGACTTCGTTTACGTCAGAGACGTTGTCAGGGTTCTGTTCTATTTTATGCACCACCGGAAGGACTCTGGTATCTATAACCTCGGAACGGGGAATGCCCGCAGTTTCCTCGACCTTGCGCGGAATGTCTTCAGGGCCGTGGGAAAGGAAGAAGTCATCGAATTTATTGATACACCCGCTGATATCCGCGACAAATACCAGTATTTCACCGAAGCTGATATCTCCAAACTCCGGAAAGCCGGATATACGGATGCTTTTTTTTCTCTTGAGGAAGGAATTTTCGACTATATTACCCGGTTTCTGATGCCGGATAAATGTTACGGAGAGTAACTGCTTTCCGGTTAGTTTTGTGCCATCTTATTCAGTTCTTCCACAACGGCATCAATCTCTTCCTGTGTCAGCCCCTTTTCCAGGGCTGCCTCTTCAAGTGTGCCCCAGATAGGCTCACCGCATACAATACAGCGTATCCCCTTTTCGCTTAAAAACCTTACCGATGAGGGTATCCGTTGAATCAACTCCTCGATGGAAATGGTTTTGTCAATGGGTTTTTCCGTCTGGCTCATATTTTGCTGAAATGTTGTTTTTCCGATATGGAATTCCCGGTTGTGATGTGCTTGCCGACTTCAAATATAAAATAATTCCAAATTTTCATCTCCGTCGTACATCTTCAGGATACGAAAAATGAAGTTTTTGGTGCGGAGCTGATACCGGCGCATTCTCCTTTTTTGCAAAGGAACAAATGTAACAAAGTGCCCGATAAACCGTAAAAAGAAAGCAAGAAAGTCAGACGTTTCAGAGAGATTATTTCATATGCGATTAAACTTTTTCGTTTTTGATACATCCAAAGAGCAAAGAAATTTCAGCAACTATGTTTAACCAAAATTTTTCAGTTATGAAAACGAGAAATCTTTTTGCAGTTCTTTTTCTGGCC
The nucleotide sequence above comes from Bacteroidales bacterium. Encoded proteins:
- the rfaD gene encoding ADP-glyceromanno-heptose 6-epimerase codes for the protein MIVITGAAGFIGSALAHYLNDEFYNDLVLVDDFSRADKGRNLAGLKYTALVPRDEFSRWLDANHRLVQFVFHLGARTDTAEFNKDVFDRLNLNYSKMVWASCVQYGLPLVYASSAATYGMGEYGYRDDHAIVPLLKPLNPYGESKNEFDKWVLSQKETPYFWAGFKFFNVYGPNEYHKGRMASVVFHAFRQIRDTGKMRLFRSHREDIRDGEQKRDFVYVRDVVRVLFYFMHHRKDSGIYNLGTGNARSFLDLARNVFRAVGKEEVIEFIDTPADIRDKYQYFTEADISKLRKAGYTDAFFSLEEGIFDYITRFLMPDKCYGE
- the thrA gene encoding bifunctional aspartate kinase/homoserine dehydrogenase I, with product MKVLKFGGSSVGSPERIRGVKKIIELRKEPCIVVVSAFRGVTDELMQLGEMAARRKEDFRSELQLVKKRHLDVIHYLVADEKTEATVQAVEQMFSELASLLEGVFLLQELSKRTLDHILSFGELLSAFIISQIVQGAVFTDIRYAIKTDDQFGNAAVDFDLTNSLLKTEFHGLKKFAIVPGFIGSTRLNETTTLGRGGSDYTAAIIAAALDAEALEIWTDVDGFMTADPRKVEKAYAIEHLTYAEAIELSHFGAKVIYTPTLRPVYKKNIPVYVKNTFNPEAKGTLISSEPNGPTRSPIKGISSIDHVDLITLQGTAMVGVSGTSMRLFKALAEARVNVILITQASSEYSISFAVMPADSRKAEKAIKAEFHREMTQNGELKVTVESDMSVIAIVGEKMKNTPGISATLFRALGRNGINVVATAQGSSELNISVVIKNSSLKKALNVIHEGFFLSTYKELNLFLAGTGVVGKSLLRQLSVQQEKLMASHRLKLNLVGVANSRKMVIDKKGLHPGQVDYILDNLGERSDIHEFCKSMVRLNLRNSVFIDCTGSSEVASVYPQLFDAFISVVAANKIACSGPYEQYRELKTRAQARNVRFFFETNVGAGLPVINTMNDLILSGDRILKLQAVLSGTLNFIFNEIGPDVPMSEAIRRAKEKGYSEPDPRIDLSGKDVVRKILILSREAGYPLEEKDVEIKPFLPADCFEGSLDDFWNTVKKYDAGFEQQRKELAEKGKRWRFFATMDEGKASVGLLEVDSSHPAYELAGSNNIIMITTERYREFPMVIKGYGAGADVTAAGVFADIIRVASI
- a CDS encoding 6-carboxytetrahydropterin synthase, translated to MTVYLTRRERFNAAHRLYLPEWSDEKNFEVFGKCSNPNWHGHNYELFVTIKGEVNPETGYTVNLKDLSRIIRERIIEPADHKNLNLEVPFMKNRQASTEQIAIAIWEELEEPVKQLGAQLHSVRLHETENNYVEYFGK
- a CDS encoding 1,4-dihydroxy-6-naphthoate synthase — translated: MKKLQVHFTPCPNDTFMFFALVHEVLDSAGLSFAVHMADIEELNRQAIQGIPDVTKISIAAFPAISENYELLTAGAAVGFENGPLVVSRKKLYPDELHEALIAIPGENTTANLLLSILFPSACKKKVFLFSEIEEVVLDGEADAGLLIHETRFTYQGKGLKLVCDLGKEWVTAKGVPVPLGGIAIRRSLDTSVRQKFNRLLEESIRTAMKYPREPLGYMKKHAQELQEDVIYRHVHLYVNAFSVSLGEEGKKAIETLLEEGFTKGLLPEAKKPLFLDV
- the fabD gene encoding ACP S-malonyltransferase is translated as MTAYVFPGQGAQFPGMGKDLYESSPLAKELFEKANLLLGFAITDIMFGGTEEDLRQTRVTQPAIFLHSVILVKCMGDRFHPDMVAGHSLGEFSALVASGALSFEDGLSLVAKRAQAMQKACELQPSTMAAVLGLDDKTVEDICKSIDDIVVPANYNSPGQLVISGTINGIEKAIEKLTAAGAKRAIKLAVGGAFHSPLMEPAREELARAINETHFSVPLCPVYQNVNAMPSSDPVTIRANLMAQLTSPVKWTQSIKNMVADGATRFVEAGPGKVLQGLIKKIEPSVAVESAVLG
- the folE gene encoding GTP cyclohydrolase I FolE; its protein translation is MEDKKYFVDEDQEPGYIKTEVYNDEVTKRLSEIYTEVLTLIGEDACREGLRRTPLRVAKSMQFLTHGYHLDPHKMLASARFREEYKEMVIVKDIELFSMCEHHMIPFFGRAHVAYIPNEYITGLSKIARVVDAYARRLQVQERLTLQIRDCIQETLQPLGVAVVIEAKHLCMVMRGVQKQNSVTTTSAFSGEFLDNLATRAEFMHMIGVNLH
- a CDS encoding DUF1858 domain-containing protein yields the protein MSQTEKPIDKTISIEELIQRIPSSVRFLSEKGIRCIVCGEPIWGTLEEAALEKGLTQEEIDAVVEELNKMAQN